The Triticum dicoccoides isolate Atlit2015 ecotype Zavitan unplaced genomic scaffold, WEW_v2.0 scaffold94005, whole genome shotgun sequence genome includes a region encoding these proteins:
- the LOC119348486 gene encoding uncharacterized protein LOC119348486 codes for MSRRKYGPLVDRDLERQKKLNDLYNSTDKNCISQLQTTGPLRSGFDDVNKQVMLSQSTLDGLSANDRGILSKPIQFYDKLKELFSGSSADGSFMQDPFSAAETDNDDKVKDDMMNDMSTFVEAKGPTGHDSDKLDTDSDDCEAVAALAATDSQVSSSNVAALKPNKKSFKKSAKPNTLPPPQNDKAKRSKPRSSQASQDDTNMDVLLTSTLMGIRETLASPVQTVAPKDPNAPLWDMLKKIPLPPDERMSVGMHLCKPEFAVHRGFLVSMGQEYLERWVYTYLSDNYPTGKRVGNDLVGNLGNKDPASNLSDDPVVNSTPF; via the exons ATGTCTCGAAGAAAGTATGGGCCATTGGTTGAtagagatctggagaggcaaaaaaagttGAATGACCTGTACAATTCGACCGATAAAAATTGCATCAGTCAGCTCCAGACGACGGGGCCGCTGCGCAGTGGGTTTGATGATGTGAACAAACAAGTGATGCTCTCCCAATCTACTCTAGATGGCTTATCG GCCAATGATCGTGGAATTCTCTCTAAACCGATTCAGTTCTACGACAAGTTGAAGGAATTATTTAGTGGCTCGTCGGCAGATGGCTCTTTTATGCAAGACCCTTTCTCTGCAGCTGAAACTGACAATGATGATAAGGTaaaagatgacatgatgaatgATATGTCCACCTTTGTTGAAGCGAAGGGTCCAACAGGTCATGACTCGGATAAATTAGATACAGATAGTGATGATTGTGAAGCGGTGGCTGCTCTTGCTGCAACTGATAGTCAAGTTTCCTCGTCCAATGTTGCGGCTCTAAAGCCTAACAAGAAAAGTTTCAAAAAAAGTGCAAAGCCAAATACTCTGCCACCACCACAAAATGATAAAGCTAAAAGGTCAAAGCCAAGATCATCTCAAGCATCACAAGATGACACTAATATGGATGTGCTGCTCACAAGTACTTTGATGGGCATACGAGAAACCCTTGCAAGTCCAGTACAGACGGTAGCCCCAAAGGACCCGAATGCTCCTTTATGGGACATGCTCAAGAAGATTCCGTTGCCACCTGATGAGAGGATGTCGGTCGGGATGCATCTATGCAAGCCAGAATTTGCAGTCCATCGAGGTTTTCTTGTCAGCATGGGTCAAGAATACCTAGAGCGTTGGGTGTATACATACTTATCTGACAATTATCCTACTGGCAAACGTGTCGGCAATGATCTTGTTGGTAACCTTGGAAACAAAGATCCTGCTAGTAACCTTAGCGATGATCCTGTTGTTAACTCTACCCCTTTCTGA